In one Halomarina ordinaria genomic region, the following are encoded:
- a CDS encoding macro domain-containing protein translates to MEFRVIQGDIATERADALVNAAGTSLRMGSGVADALRRAANGPIDEEAVSNGPVDLGDVAVTDAYDLDADHVIHAAAMPHYGDGRATEESIRTATRTTLEKADELGCESVVVPILGTGAAGFDLETGARLVCEEISNYDAESLTDVRVIAYSESDYRLVRDVANRCRSS, encoded by the coding sequence ATGGAGTTCCGTGTCATCCAGGGTGACATCGCGACGGAACGGGCGGACGCCCTCGTGAACGCCGCAGGTACCAGCCTTCGGATGGGGAGTGGCGTCGCCGACGCGCTTCGTCGAGCCGCGAACGGACCCATCGACGAGGAGGCGGTCTCGAACGGTCCCGTCGACCTCGGCGACGTCGCGGTCACCGACGCGTACGACCTCGACGCTGACCACGTGATCCACGCGGCGGCCATGCCCCACTACGGCGACGGCCGGGCGACCGAGGAGAGCATCAGGACGGCGACGCGGACGACGCTCGAGAAAGCCGACGAACTCGGCTGCGAGTCGGTCGTCGTCCCGATTCTCGGGACAGGCGCGGCGGGGTTCGACCTCGAGACCGGCGCGCGCCTCGTCTGTGAGGAGATATCGAACTACGACGCTGAGTCGCTGACCGACGTCCGCGTCATCGCGTACTCGGAGTCGGACTACCGACTCGTCCGGGACGTCGCGAACCGGTGTCGCTCGTCGTGA